A genomic window from Nicotiana sylvestris chromosome 11, ASM39365v2, whole genome shotgun sequence includes:
- the LOC104234191 gene encoding uncharacterized protein, producing MAFSENSIENENNGNNMSIGAVPSSISLDHNHPLYLHASDGPGSMSVGLILTSMDNYVFWGRAMKVALLGKNKLYLVDGSTSKEDFGPSLGISAYFTKLKDLWAEYDLILPSPPSVTEYIEQLEYQELLQFLMGLNDSFEQARSQLLLMPTLPSIDKAYTMVVQEESMKLITGGSYGHNDPTALFTAHSRPKKNYSLECDFCHLKGHTRNKSYKLMKCEYCNKTWHLKENFYKIIRYPYDFKQKKKANAVMIDAAGQQGTTVLPSCNQLLQLLNKGSTAGASANIEAFKFNLKSVSKVTEDLKCSVTFFPKCCVFQDLLFGRVKEIGRKEEGLYILSMALGKTINRAFSATSRGGIEIWHKRTGHVPVQALRKIPSIQHYSDRFDNDSLSKCEIYPLARQTRVPFPTSTSRSLHSFDLIHMDVWGSYKISIHNGHDKFAPRAARLALLGYAAHLKGYTLMDMENRKAEDSLESLFLDITPVPRNDNRSTASCCRYPISEVVRYKVVSSKYQSYLANFLVEVEPTSYSEAVKDKRWIEEIQAEIKALEDNKTWELVSLPQLQKAIGCKWVYKIKYKASGEVERFKALLVAKGYIQRECLDYQETFSPVVKIVTVRSVLSIAASRQWSIHQMDVYNAFLQEDLSDEMYMEILQGFNGLKYKFKVCKLLKSLYGLKQTSRQWNLKQISALLDAGF from the exons ATGGCATTTTCTGAGAATTCGATTGAAAACGAAAATAATGGAAATAATATGAGCATTGGAGCAGTTCCTAGCTCAATTTCTTTGGATCACAATCATCCTCTTTACTTGCATGCGTCTGATGGTCCAGGATCCATGTCAGTGGGACTCATTTTGACAAGTATGGACAATTACGTTTTTTGGGGCCGTGCAATGAAAGTAGCACTGTTAGGTAAGAATAAACTGTATTTGGTTGATGGATCGACATCGAAGGAAGATTTTGGTCCAAGTTTAGGAA TATCGGCCTATTTTACCAAGCTAAAGGATCTCTGGGCAGAATATGATTTGATACTGCCATCGCCTCCATCAGTTACTGAGTATATTGAGCAACTAGAGTATCAAGAATTGCTGCAATTTTTGATGGGGCTGAATGATAGTTTTGAGCAAGCAAGGAGCCAACTTCTGTTGATGCCAACTTTACCATCCATAGACAAGGCTTATACTATGGTGGTTCAGGAAGAAAGCATGAAATTGATTACTGGTGGTAGCTATGGACATAATGATCCTACTGCCTTGTTTACTGCTCATTCTAGACCAAAAAAGAACTATAGTTTAGAGTGTGATTTCTGTCATTTGAAAGGCCACACTAGAAATAAAAGTTATAAATTGATGAAATGTGAATATTGTAACAAGACATGGCACTTAAAGGAGAATTTTTACAAGATAATTAGATATCCATATGATTtcaagcaaaagaagaaagctaatGCAGTCATGATTGATGCAGCTGGACAACAAGGAACGACAGTCTTACCAAGT TGTAATCAGTTGTTGCAGTTGCTGAACAAAGGTTCTACTGCAGGAGCAAGTGCTAATATAGAAG CTTTTAAGTTCAATCTCAAGTCAGTTTCTAAGGTGACTGAGGATCTCAAATGCAGTGTTACTTTCTTTCCTAAATGTTGTGTGTTTCAAGATCTCTTGTTTGGGAGGGTAAAGGAGATTGGTAGAAAGGAAGAAGGTTTGTACATATTATCAATGGCATTAGGAAAAACAATAAATAGAGCATTTTCAGCAACTAGTAGAGGAGGCATAGAGATATGGCATAAAAGAACAGGACATGTTCCAGTTCAAGCTCTCAGAAAGATTCCTAGTATACAACACTACAGCGATAGATTTGATAATGATTCTCTATCTAAGTGTGAAATTTACCCATTAGCTCGACAGACTAGAGTGCCTTTTCCAACTAGCACTAGCAGAAGTTTACATAGTTTTGATTTGATCCATATGGATGTGTGGGGATCTTATAAGATTTCTATTCACAATG GCCATGATAAGTTTGCACCTAGAGCTGCGAGGTTAGCCCTTCTAGGATATGCTGCACATCTGAAAGGTTATACACTTATGGATATGGAGAATAGA AAAGCAGAAGACTCATTAGAGTCATTATTCTTGGATATAACTCCAGTGCCAAG AAATGACAACAGAAGTACTGCAAGCTGCTGTAGATACCCCATCTCAGAAGTGGTTAGATATAAAGTAGTTTCCTCAAAATACCAAAGTTACTTGGCTAATTTTTTAGTTGAGGTAGAACCTACATCATATTCAGAGGCAGTGAAAGACAAACGATGGATAGAAGAAATACAGGCAGAAATCAAAGCACTAGAGGATAACAAGACTTGGGAATTAGTATCTTTGCCACAACTACAGAAGGCAATAGGATGCAAATGGGTCTATAAAATCAAATATAAAGCATCAGGAGAAGTTGAAAGATTCAAAGCTCTTTTGGTAGCTAAAGGATATATTCAGAGAGAATGTTTGGACTATCAAGAAACATTTTCACCTGTAGTAAAAATAGTTACTGTTAGAAGTGTGTTATCTATTGCAGCATCAAGACAATGGTctattcatcaaatggatgtataTAATGCTTTTTTGCAAGAGGATCTATCTGATGAGATGTATATGGAAATACTTCAAGGCTTCAATGGATTAAAATATAAGTTCAAAGTTTGCAAACTGCTTAAGTCTCTCTATGGACTTAAGCAGACATCCAGACAATGGAACCTGAAGCAAATATCAGCCTTATTGGATGCTGGTTTTTAG